From a region of the Synechococcus sp. PCC 7502 genome:
- a CDS encoding nucleoside triphosphate pyrophosphatase, protein MSPLFVLASASPARRAILIQAGIDPFVAVSNFDEDQITTTDPIELVQILAKSKAEAVQSRFQDQEALILGCDSVMVVDGEIFGKPIYKERAIAMWEKMRGNQGELYTGHCLIDIKNHRTLTRYGITTVGFANATDAEIESYIDTGEPLNCAGCCTLEGLGGFLIEGLEGCHTNVLGLSLPLLREMLQALGYSLKFAGHKVEINPQSF, encoded by the coding sequence ATGTCTCCTCTTTTTGTCCTTGCCTCTGCTTCTCCTGCCCGCCGTGCCATTCTAATTCAAGCAGGTATTGATCCCTTTGTAGCTGTGAGCAATTTTGATGAGGATCAAATCACAACTACCGATCCCATAGAATTAGTGCAAATTTTAGCAAAGTCCAAGGCTGAGGCAGTTCAATCTCGATTTCAAGATCAAGAGGCATTAATTTTAGGTTGTGACTCCGTGATGGTGGTTGATGGTGAGATTTTTGGTAAGCCGATTTATAAAGAACGGGCGATCGCTATGTGGGAGAAAATGCGGGGCAATCAAGGTGAACTATATACGGGACATTGTTTAATCGACATTAAAAACCACCGCACTCTCACTCGCTATGGCATCACCACTGTAGGTTTTGCTAATGCTACGGATGCCGAAATTGAAAGCTATATAGATACGGGTGAACCTCTAAATTGTGCAGGTTGTTGTACCTTGGAAGGCTTAGGAGGCTTTTTAATAGAAGGGCTAGAAGGCTGCCATACAAATGTTTTGGGTTTAAGTTTACCTCTATTGCGAGAAATGTTACAGGCACTTGGCTATAGCCTAAAATTTGCTGGACATAAAGTGGAAATTAACCCTCAGTCCTTCTAA
- a CDS encoding DNA topoisomerase (ATP-hydrolyzing) subunit A: MTNRGQQLNFLTSPEPSAGRVISVSLHTEMQQSYLEYAMSVIVGRALPDVRDGLKPVHRRIIFAMHELGLVPERPYRKSARVVGDVLGKYHPHGDQSVYDALVRLVQDFSSRYPLLGGHGNFGSVDNDPAAAMRYTECRLAPIGNEVLLSDINEAVIDFAPNFDGSQMEPTVLPAQLPMLLLNGASGIAVGMATNIPPHNLAEVVDGMIALIDRPDLEDEKLFELIPAPDFPTGGIIVENTGVRELYSTGRGSITVRGVHSLETVIGKNKRSRQAIIVTELPFQVNKSAWIEKIAELVNHGKIEGIDDLRDESDRTGMRVVLELKKDVTADGVLEQLYRQTALQSNFGGSMLALCGSMPKQLTLRQLLEEFLAFREETLTRRYRHELQEAQSRLHLVEGLVSAIENLDALISLLRFAATNAIAKTELQAQFNFSVVQAEAILSMPLRRITAMEQSGLQAEMTELKTQIASLEVYLGDRRELLKNIKKELRQLKKKHGDNRRTRLLSLSNGISNGQISPANPDPKLPEITPVEPPQPALIQLTQKGYIKRLEPKSKNGSSSANSSADDIVIADYHTSTDQDLIVLTNSGKAFPVAIADIPKGKPKGTPLIRLLPDSAEPVVSHFVWDRQPEASIVLVTAEAKIKRLSLSELGGISSRGLITIKLGEQDQLFWGGIVSLDQQIAVATSTGRILRMNTDESQVSILGRSAMGTMALRLRNSETLIGVIPLATDLELLLITAQGYAKRLKAQDIRLSSRASIGSQSIMFKNKEDSLAAIAPILPNQAHIHLGISRDDHQSKIGEKIVELELVRIPLEPCNSSGLKIPELEISRLHSVKIYN, translated from the coding sequence ATGACAAATCGGGGACAGCAGTTAAATTTTTTGACATCACCAGAACCATCGGCAGGTCGGGTAATCAGCGTTTCTTTGCATACAGAAATGCAGCAGTCCTACTTAGAATATGCCATGAGCGTCATTGTGGGTCGTGCCTTACCTGATGTGCGGGATGGCTTAAAACCTGTCCATCGTCGGATTATTTTTGCGATGCACGAACTTGGTCTAGTACCCGAACGTCCCTATCGGAAATCTGCCCGTGTGGTTGGTGATGTATTAGGTAAATATCATCCTCACGGCGATCAGTCGGTCTATGATGCCCTAGTGCGCTTAGTACAGGATTTTTCCAGCCGCTATCCCCTTTTGGGGGGGCATGGCAATTTTGGTTCCGTAGATAATGATCCTGCGGCGGCTATGCGCTATACCGAGTGTCGATTAGCTCCCATTGGCAATGAAGTGTTACTCAGTGATATTAATGAGGCTGTCATTGATTTTGCCCCCAACTTTGACGGTTCCCAAATGGAGCCAACGGTTTTACCCGCTCAGTTACCCATGCTCTTATTAAATGGAGCTTCGGGGATTGCCGTAGGGATGGCAACTAATATTCCACCCCATAATTTAGCGGAAGTGGTAGATGGCATGATTGCCCTAATCGATCGCCCCGATCTAGAGGATGAAAAACTGTTCGAGTTAATTCCTGCGCCAGATTTTCCCACGGGTGGCATTATTGTCGAAAATACTGGAGTTCGAGAGCTTTATAGCACAGGGCGAGGCAGCATTACCGTGCGGGGAGTGCATAGTTTAGAGACAGTTATTGGTAAAAATAAGCGATCGCGCCAAGCCATAATAGTTACAGAGTTACCATTTCAGGTGAATAAATCAGCATGGATTGAGAAAATTGCCGAACTAGTCAATCACGGCAAAATCGAAGGTATTGATGATCTAAGGGATGAAAGTGATCGCACGGGAATGCGGGTGGTACTGGAATTAAAAAAAGATGTCACTGCCGATGGAGTTTTAGAGCAGTTATATCGCCAAACCGCTTTGCAATCAAACTTTGGCGGTAGTATGTTGGCTCTATGTGGTTCTATGCCTAAGCAGCTAACTTTACGGCAACTTTTAGAAGAATTTTTAGCTTTTCGGGAGGAAACCCTAACTCGTCGCTATCGCCATGAATTGCAAGAAGCACAGTCAAGATTACATTTAGTCGAAGGCTTAGTTAGTGCCATTGAAAATTTAGATGCTCTAATTAGTCTACTGAGGTTTGCTGCCACCAATGCGATCGCTAAAACCGAATTACAAGCACAATTTAATTTCTCTGTAGTTCAGGCAGAGGCAATTTTATCTATGCCCTTACGCAGAATCACAGCAATGGAGCAATCGGGATTACAAGCGGAAATGACTGAACTAAAAACCCAAATTGCCAGTTTAGAAGTTTACTTGGGCGATCGCCGTGAACTCCTCAAAAATATTAAAAAAGAACTACGCCAACTCAAGAAAAAACATGGTGATAATCGCCGTACTCGCCTTTTGAGTTTAAGTAATGGGATCAGTAATGGTCAGATTTCTCCAGCTAATCCCGATCCTAAACTTCCAGAAATTACTCCAGTTGAACCTCCACAACCAGCATTAATCCAACTAACGCAAAAAGGCTACATTAAGCGTTTAGAGCCAAAAAGTAAGAATGGTAGTTCAAGTGCTAATTCTTCTGCTGATGACATCGTAATTGCCGACTACCATACCAGTACCGATCAAGATTTAATTGTTTTAACCAATAGTGGTAAAGCTTTCCCCGTGGCGATCGCCGATATTCCTAAAGGTAAACCCAAAGGTACGCCATTAATTAGACTTTTACCAGACTCTGCTGAACCAGTAGTATCTCATTTTGTTTGGGATCGCCAGCCCGAAGCCAGTATAGTTTTAGTCACAGCCGAAGCAAAAATTAAACGTCTATCCCTATCTGAATTAGGGGGAATTAGTAGCAGGGGCTTAATCACGATCAAACTGGGAGAACAGGATCAACTATTTTGGGGAGGAATTGTCAGCCTCGATCAACAAATTGCGGTCGCTACTTCCACGGGTAGAATTTTAAGAATGAATACCGATGAATCTCAAGTCTCAATCCTAGGGCGATCGGCAATGGGAACAATGGCACTACGTCTAAGAAACTCAGAAACCCTAATTGGAGTAATACCCTTGGCAACAGATTTAGAATTATTACTAATTACCGCCCAAGGTTATGCCAAACGCCTAAAAGCCCAAGATATTCGGCTGTCATCACGGGCAAGTATTGGCTCTCAGTCAATTATGTTTAAGAATAAAGAAGATTCATTAGCGGCGATCGCTCCGATTTTGCCAAATCAGGCACATATTCATTTAGGTATTAGTAGAGACGATCATCAATCTAAAATTGGAGAGAAAATTGTGGAACTCGAATTAGTGAGAATTCCCCTAGAGCCTTGTAATAGTTCAGGTTTAAAGATTCCAGAGCTAGAGATTAGCCGACTACATTCTGTAAAAATCTATAATTAG
- the carA gene encoding glutamine-hydrolyzing carbamoyl-phosphate synthase small subunit, translated as MNKQSAILVLADGSIYKGFAFGATGTAIGEVVFNTGMTGYQEVLTDPSYAGQIVTFTYPELGNTGINLDDEESDHPQVKGAIARNITYTPSNWRSRQSLHDYLKAHDVVAIGGIDTRALTRKLRSLGAMNGGISTEILDPEILLAQVKAAPSMQGLNLAQTVTTPRIYEWKEATPTAWEFIEPSDPLTAPLTVVAIDFGVKRNILRRLVSYGCRVIVVPADTPVEKILEFNPDGIFLSNGPGDPSAVTGGIETAKALLGLNKPIFGICLGHQILGLSLGGDAFKLKFGHRGLNQPAQNQLESSDRRVEITSQNHGFALNGDSLADSEAEITHINLNDRTVAGLKHKTLPIFSVQYHPEASPGPHDADYLFADFVKSMADARAVKA; from the coding sequence ATGAACAAACAGTCTGCAATTCTAGTTTTAGCCGATGGCAGCATTTACAAGGGTTTTGCCTTTGGAGCAACAGGTACAGCCATTGGAGAAGTAGTCTTTAATACTGGCATGACAGGTTATCAAGAAGTCCTCACCGATCCTAGTTATGCGGGGCAAATTGTTACTTTCACCTATCCCGAACTCGGTAATACTGGCATAAATTTAGATGACGAAGAATCCGATCATCCTCAAGTCAAAGGCGCGATCGCCCGCAATATTACTTATACCCCTAGCAATTGGCGTTCCCGTCAGTCTCTGCATGATTACTTAAAGGCACATGACGTTGTAGCGATTGGAGGTATTGATACCCGTGCTTTAACTCGAAAACTGCGATCGCTAGGGGCTATGAATGGTGGCATTTCCACAGAAATTTTAGACCCAGAAATATTACTAGCTCAGGTCAAAGCTGCTCCATCAATGCAAGGCTTAAATTTAGCACAAACTGTGACAACGCCTAGAATCTATGAATGGAAAGAGGCAACACCAACTGCTTGGGAATTTATCGAGCCTTCTGACCCTTTAACTGCACCCTTAACTGTGGTAGCGATCGACTTTGGGGTAAAACGTAATATCCTGCGCCGTTTAGTCAGCTATGGTTGCCGTGTCATAGTTGTTCCCGCCGATACCCCCGTGGAGAAAATTTTAGAGTTTAATCCCGATGGTATTTTCCTATCCAATGGACCTGGCGATCCCTCTGCGGTAACTGGTGGCATTGAAACTGCTAAAGCCCTGCTAGGATTAAATAAGCCAATTTTTGGGATTTGTCTAGGGCATCAAATTTTGGGGTTATCCTTGGGTGGAGATGCTTTCAAGCTAAAATTTGGACATCGAGGCTTGAATCAACCTGCTCAAAATCAATTGGAGTCTAGCGATCGCCGTGTGGAAATTACCAGTCAAAATCATGGATTTGCTCTCAATGGAGACTCTTTAGCCGATTCTGAAGCTGAAATTACTCATATTAATCTTAATGATCGTACCGTAGCTGGATTAAAGCATAAAACCCTACCAATTTTTTCCGTGCAGTATCACCCTGAAGCCAGTCCAGGTCCCCACGATGCCGATTATTTATTTGCTGATTTTGTCAAATCTATGGCAGATGCAAGAGCAGTGAAGGCTTAA
- a CDS encoding peroxiredoxin: protein MTLRLGDVVPDFTQDSTDGVINFHEWIGDQWAILFSHPKDFTPVCTTELGEVARLKPEFDARNVKAIALSVDDIESHKGWVGDIEETQGSKLNFPILADPDRKVSDLYDMIHPNANNTLTVRSVFIIDPNKKLRLTLTYPASTGRNFAEILRVIDSLQLTDDYSVATPVNWTDGGDCVIVPSIQDPEEIKAKFPKGYTALKPYLRMTPQPNK from the coding sequence ATGACACTTCGTTTAGGTGATGTTGTCCCAGACTTTACTCAAGACTCTACTGATGGCGTAATTAACTTCCATGAGTGGATCGGTGATCAGTGGGCAATTTTATTTTCACACCCTAAGGACTTTACTCCCGTTTGCACAACTGAATTAGGAGAAGTTGCTAGACTTAAGCCAGAATTTGATGCTCGTAATGTTAAGGCGATCGCTCTCAGTGTTGACGACATAGAATCTCATAAAGGATGGGTTGGTGACATTGAAGAAACCCAAGGTTCAAAACTGAACTTTCCAATTTTGGCTGATCCCGATCGCAAGGTATCTGACCTGTATGACATGATTCACCCCAATGCTAATAATACTTTGACCGTTAGATCAGTGTTTATTATTGACCCCAACAAAAAACTACGCTTGACTTTAACCTATCCCGCCAGTACTGGACGGAACTTTGCCGAAATTCTGCGAGTAATTGATTCTTTACAGCTAACAGATGACTATAGCGTGGCTACTCCTGTAAATTGGACAGATGGTGGTGATTGCGTAATTGTGCCTTCAATTCAAGACCCTGAAGAAATTAAAGCTAAATTCCCTAAAGGTTATACGGCTTTGAAACCTTATTTACGCATGACTCCTCAGCCTAACAAATAA
- a CDS encoding transposase: MLNPYSSSLTDKEWEIIEPLLPKKKQTRPPTWTKRQILDGILYQLKNGCNWRDMPRDLPPFSTVYRYYKEWKDTGTFTAIMEALHATAREQSKKIKMDNFNHH, encoded by the coding sequence ATGCTAAATCCATACTCAAGTAGCCTAACAGATAAAGAATGGGAAATTATAGAACCATTGCTCCCAAAGAAAAAGCAAACTAGACCGCCAACTTGGACAAAAAGACAAATTTTAGACGGCATACTCTACCAACTCAAAAACGGTTGTAATTGGCGAGATATGCCCCGAGACTTACCACCATTCTCTACAGTGTATCGATACTACAAGGAGTGGAAAGATACAGGTACATTTACTGCGATTATGGAAGCTTTGCATGCAACAGCCCGTGAACAGTCAAAAAAAATCAAAATGGACAACTTTAATCATCATTGA
- a CDS encoding helix-turn-helix domain-containing protein, with protein sequence MKQALYKLEISESEEELKHMLRVQKTASDKERIQMLYLLKTKQASTIQTASTILGRHRVTLQDWLGNYRKGGIVGLLGHKPRTGRKQSIPQWAQKALIKKLEEAEGFESYGQICQWLENQLGIKSNYKTVHHLVRYRLKARPKVTRPVSAGKSEEQVEAYKKTLPVL encoded by the coding sequence ATGAAACAGGCTCTATACAAATTAGAGATCAGCGAAAGTGAAGAAGAGCTAAAACATATGCTGAGAGTGCAAAAGACCGCATCAGATAAAGAAAGAATTCAGATGCTGTATCTGTTAAAAACAAAACAAGCAAGCACAATCCAGACAGCATCGACAATACTGGGACGGCATCGAGTTACATTGCAAGATTGGTTAGGGAATTATCGCAAAGGGGGAATAGTAGGACTATTAGGACATAAACCTAGAACAGGGCGAAAACAGAGTATTCCACAATGGGCGCAGAAAGCATTGATAAAAAAGCTGGAAGAAGCAGAAGGCTTTGAAAGTTATGGGCAGATCTGCCAATGGTTAGAGAACCAATTAGGAATCAAATCAAACTATAAAACTGTGCATCATCTAGTCCGATATCGGCTGAAAGCCAGACCGAAAGTGACACGTCCAGTCAGCGCAGGAAAGTCAGAAGAGCAAGTAGAAGCATATAAAAAAACCTTGCCAGTATTATAA
- a CDS encoding IS630 family transposase: MIAWFGINIIGLNGKVRFFCQDETRIGLKTISGRKITARGVKPKGKVQWQFKATYLYRIVEPSTGESFFYEFTHLNSECFQVFLNLVSAYFQGDIIVMQVDQAGAHRAKRLKIPKNIILLFQPAHAPETNPIERVWQHFKLGLRWKLPKDLDQLRALMRERLEVMTQEVIASIVGWDYILEALSVARI, encoded by the coding sequence ATGATTGCTTGGTTCGGCATTAATATAATCGGACTAAATGGCAAAGTGAGATTCTTTTGTCAAGATGAAACACGAATTGGGTTAAAGACAATTAGTGGAAGGAAGATCACAGCAAGAGGAGTCAAACCCAAAGGTAAAGTTCAGTGGCAGTTTAAGGCAACTTACCTCTATCGAATTGTAGAACCATCAACAGGGGAAAGCTTTTTCTATGAATTTACTCACCTTAATAGTGAATGCTTCCAAGTATTTCTGAACTTAGTAAGCGCATATTTTCAAGGTGACATCATCGTTATGCAAGTGGATCAAGCAGGAGCACACAGAGCAAAACGGTTAAAGATTCCTAAAAATATTATTTTGCTATTTCAGCCTGCCCATGCACCTGAGACTAATCCCATTGAAAGAGTGTGGCAGCATTTCAAATTAGGGTTGAGGTGGAAACTGCCAAAAGATCTTGACCAGTTGCGTGCATTAATGCGGGAAAGGTTAGAAGTTATGACTCAGGAGGTAATTGCTTCGATTGTTGGGTGGGATTATATTTTAGAGGCTTTATCTGTAGCTCGTATTTAA
- a CDS encoding cysteine desulfurase family protein codes for MLQRPIYLDHHSTTPVDPRVLEAMLPYFTEYFGNPASTTHIYGWEAEGAVKQAREILAEAIGASPEEIIFTSGATEANNLAIKGVAEAYLSKGRHLITLATEHNAILDPCKYLESLVFDVTYLPVETDGIVDLSLLEQAIRPDTVLVSIMAANNEIGVIQPLEKIGEICKSHQVLFHTDAAQAIAKIDINVQTMNIDLMSITGHKVYAPKGIGALYVRRKNPRVNIAPQLHGGGHERGMRSGTLYTPQIVGLGKAVAIALESLTTEQKFIESLRDQLWQKISCLDGIYLNGHPTQRLAGNLNVSVSGVDGNALLLGLQPIMAVSSGSACSSAKKSPSHVLTALGRSEALAYASIRFGIGRFNTASEISQVVQHFMATVKALRQPIQ; via the coding sequence ATGCTCCAAAGACCAATTTATCTCGATCATCACTCCACCACTCCCGTTGATCCCCGTGTATTGGAGGCAATGTTGCCCTACTTTACTGAATATTTTGGCAATCCTGCCAGCACTACACATATCTATGGCTGGGAGGCAGAAGGGGCAGTTAAGCAGGCACGGGAAATTCTAGCAGAGGCTATTGGCGCAAGTCCTGAAGAAATTATTTTTACCAGTGGAGCCACCGAGGCAAATAATTTGGCAATTAAAGGTGTGGCAGAGGCATATTTAAGTAAGGGCAGGCATTTAATCACCCTGGCAACCGAGCATAATGCCATTCTCGATCCCTGTAAATATTTAGAATCATTGGTGTTTGATGTAACTTACTTACCCGTAGAAACAGATGGCATAGTAGATTTAAGTCTTCTAGAGCAAGCTATTCGCCCTGATACAGTTTTGGTCTCGATCATGGCAGCAAATAATGAAATTGGTGTAATTCAACCCCTAGAGAAAATTGGTGAAATTTGCAAATCCCATCAGGTCTTATTTCATACCGATGCAGCACAGGCGATCGCCAAGATAGATATAAATGTCCAAACCATGAATATTGATTTAATGTCAATCACTGGGCATAAAGTCTATGCACCCAAAGGCATTGGAGCTTTATATGTCAGGAGAAAAAATCCTAGGGTAAATATTGCGCCTCAACTCCATGGCGGTGGACATGAACGGGGCATGAGATCAGGTACTCTTTATACACCCCAAATTGTGGGTTTAGGAAAAGCAGTGGCGATCGCCCTAGAATCTTTAACTACAGAGCAAAAATTTATAGAATCCTTGCGGGATCAACTGTGGCAAAAAATTAGTTGCCTAGACGGAATTTATTTGAATGGTCATCCGACTCAACGCCTAGCAGGAAATCTGAATGTTAGTGTAAGCGGGGTTGATGGTAATGCCTTATTACTGGGATTACAGCCAATCATGGCAGTATCTTCCGGTTCCGCTTGCTCTTCGGCGAAAAAATCCCCTTCCCATGTTTTGACTGCTTTAGGGCGATCGGAAGCTTTAGCTTATGCTTCTATCCGTTTTGGCATTGGGCGGTTTAATACGGCATCTGAAATTAGCCAAGTTGTTCAGCATTTTATGGCTACGGTTAAAGCTTTGAGACAACCCATTCAATAA
- a CDS encoding transposase, with the protein MLNPYSSSLTDKEWEIIEPLLPKKKQTRPPTWTKRQILDGILYQLKNGCNWRDMPRDLPPFSTVYRYYKEWKDTGTFTAIMEALHSTAREQSKKIKMDNFNHH; encoded by the coding sequence ATGCTAAATCCATACTCAAGTAGCCTAACAGATAAAGAATGGGAAATTATAGAACCATTGCTCCCAAAGAAAAAGCAAACTAGACCGCCAACATGGACAAAAAGACAAATTTTAGACGGCATACTCTACCAACTCAAAAACGGTTGTAATTGGCGAGATATGCCCCGAGACTTACCACCATTCTCTACAGTGTATCGATACTACAAGGAGTGGAAAGATACAGGTACATTTACTGCGATTATGGAAGCTTTGCATTCAACAGCCCGTGAACAGTCAAAAAAAATCAAAATGGACAACTTTAATCATCATTGA
- a CDS encoding transposase has protein sequence MNSQKKSKWTTLIIIDSQAVKNTCNASIESKGFCSYKATNGIKRHLAVDILGFPFFTYLTRANVSDDQGLIEMLTFNIDYFKSKPDDITLTTILLDSGYHIEKLTTDLQKVYPEIMTKIRFEISPKVSKQQKAEKGLSGFVVVPTRWVIERSNAWVERCKILVKNFERTLVNATAKLNLCFIRLMLKRIATHEI, from the coding sequence GTGAACAGTCAAAAAAAATCAAAATGGACAACTTTAATCATCATTGACTCACAAGCAGTGAAAAATACTTGTAATGCAAGTATAGAATCCAAGGGCTTCTGCTCCTACAAAGCAACTAACGGGATCAAAAGACATTTAGCCGTTGACATACTGGGATTTCCTTTTTTCACCTATTTAACAAGAGCAAATGTATCAGATGACCAAGGACTGATTGAGATGTTAACGTTTAACATTGATTACTTCAAATCGAAGCCAGATGACATTACCCTAACTACGATATTGCTGGATAGTGGTTATCATATCGAAAAATTGACGACTGATTTACAGAAGGTTTATCCTGAGATTATGACTAAGATTAGGTTTGAAATTTCTCCTAAGGTATCAAAGCAACAGAAGGCAGAAAAAGGTCTGTCTGGGTTTGTAGTTGTGCCGACAAGGTGGGTAATTGAAAGGTCAAATGCTTGGGTTGAAAGATGCAAAATCTTAGTTAAGAACTTTGAGAGAACTCTCGTTAATGCTACAGCTAAACTCAATCTTTGCTTTATTCGTTTGATGCTAAAAAGAATTGCTACTCATGAGATATGA
- a CDS encoding pentapeptide repeat-containing protein has product MEKDELVKRYREGEREFAIADFSAKDLSHIDLSGTDLGGANMTGCSLKGANLSNFTNLSGADLRFANLSGANLRDADLSGADLRKANLTNADLRHAELRGTDFRWANLAGAKLGQTDLEDADFTEADLTGADLTGASLQNTELLKANLRRANLMETDLTTANLTESDLTDAQTYGSRRPKLSGDENITFIDGTKQKPAWW; this is encoded by the coding sequence ATGGAAAAAGATGAACTTGTAAAACGCTATAGAGAGGGAGAAAGAGAATTTGCGATCGCCGATTTTAGTGCGAAAGACCTCAGCCATATTGATCTGAGTGGTACTGATCTGGGGGGAGCAAATATGACTGGATGCAGTCTGAAAGGCGCAAATCTATCAAATTTCACGAATTTAAGCGGCGCAGATTTGCGGTTTGCTAATCTCAGTGGTGCCAACCTGCGAGATGCTGATCTAAGTGGAGCAGACTTGCGTAAAGCTAACTTAACCAATGCTGATCTTAGGCACGCAGAACTACGAGGCACTGATTTTAGGTGGGCAAATTTAGCAGGAGCGAAGCTAGGGCAGACAGATTTAGAAGATGCTGACTTTACCGAAGCGGACTTAACAGGAGCAGATTTAACGGGGGCGAGTTTACAAAATACCGAACTTTTGAAGGCTAACCTGCGGAGAGCCAACCTCATGGAAACTGATTTAACCACGGCAAACCTCACTGAATCTGATTTAACCGATGCCCAAACCTATGGTTCCCGCCGACCCAAATTAAGTGGTGACGAAAACATCACCTTTATTGATGGTACTAAGCAAAAACCAGCCTGGTGGTAG
- a CDS encoding tyrosine-type recombinase/integrase, whose protein sequence is MEFAEYLIQANHNFKLAGVGLQIEVRGEKLYLRGILPPKPDSARLRPHQQRLNLHETANLAGLKRAVTQTKLICAQLIQGTFQWQHHTEFFSPFHSHGSSLIDAIPRFEQHFWTTRSSKNPASVQTTWQTAYAPYLAKLRAIAQHNSVLSDSELIYQAILSTTPDTRSRQICCTTFKSLAKFVGLTLPFDLQKLSGKYSYKSLKPRELPDDETILQSYHLIPNPQWQFVYGVMATFGLRNHEVFFCDYSTLSQQLRNQQATVRVQASTKTGIHEVWAFPPEWIDRFDLRAENLPPLNRDLTKTSLQKIGQQVTRQFQRYKIPFSPYNLRHAWAVRTIHYGLPDAIAAQMMGHSIAIHTQTYHRWISRRDQQQAVDAALSH, encoded by the coding sequence ATGGAATTTGCAGAATATCTAATTCAAGCCAACCATAACTTCAAACTGGCTGGTGTGGGTTTACAGATTGAAGTGAGGGGTGAAAAACTTTATTTAAGAGGGATCCTTCCACCTAAACCAGATAGCGCCAGACTTCGTCCCCATCAACAACGACTTAATCTCCATGAAACTGCGAACTTGGCGGGGCTAAAACGGGCGGTGACGCAAACAAAACTGATCTGCGCTCAATTAATTCAAGGTACTTTTCAATGGCAGCACCACACTGAATTCTTTTCCCCTTTTCACTCCCACGGCTCTTCTTTGATCGATGCTATACCAAGATTTGAACAACACTTTTGGACAACTAGAAGTTCTAAAAACCCCGCCTCAGTCCAAACCACATGGCAAACTGCCTACGCTCCATACTTAGCCAAATTGCGAGCGATCGCCCAGCATAATTCCGTATTAAGTGATAGCGAACTGATCTACCAAGCGATTTTATCTACTACCCCCGATACCAGATCAAGGCAAATTTGCTGTACCACTTTTAAAAGCCTTGCGAAATTTGTGGGACTAACCCTACCCTTCGATCTGCAAAAATTGAGTGGCAAGTATAGCTATAAATCCCTCAAACCCAGAGAGCTACCCGATGACGAAACTATTCTTCAGTCCTACCACCTAATTCCTAATCCCCAGTGGCAATTTGTCTATGGAGTCATGGCTACCTTTGGACTGAGAAATCATGAGGTTTTTTTCTGTGATTACAGCACCCTTTCTCAACAACTCCGCAACCAACAAGCTACCGTCAGAGTCCAAGCATCAACTAAAACAGGCATCCACGAGGTTTGGGCATTTCCGCCAGAATGGATTGATCGGTTTGATCTAAGAGCAGAGAACTTGCCGCCCCTCAATCGAGATTTGACTAAAACCTCTTTGCAAAAAATCGGACAGCAGGTGACAAGGCAATTTCAACGCTATAAAATCCCCTTTTCTCCCTATAATCTCCGCCATGCTTGGGCAGTTAGGACTATTCATTATGGGCTTCCCGATGCGATCGCTGCTCAAATGATGGGACATTCCATAGCTATTCATACGCAAACCTATCACCGTTGGATTAGTCGCCGTGATCAACAACAGGCAGTGGATGCAGCTTTAAGCCATTAA